The sequence below is a genomic window from Desulfomicrobium macestii.
CCCTGGACGAACTGTCCTATCTTCTGTCCGGCTTTGAGGATGTGCGGATCGTCGGCACGGCCATGTCCGCATCGCAGGCCATGGAGGAAATCGTGCGACTGCGCCCCGAAGTGGTCTTTCAGGACATCCAGATGCCGGGCGCGACCGGCTTTCATGTTCTGGAGCGGGCGCTCAAATGCCCCGAGCCGCCGCTCTTCGTCTTTGCCACGGCCTATGACCAGTATGCCATCCGCGCTTTCGAGGAGAACGCGGTGGATTATCTGCTCAAGCCCGTCTCCCGCGAACGCCTGGCCAACTGCCTGGGGCGGCTGCGCAACCAGTTGCGCCACATGAACCCGGGCCGGGCCGCGCAGCCGAAGCTGGAAGAACTGCTGAAGGGCATGGGACTCGGCCAGCCGCTGGTGCGCATCTCCGTGGAGCATCGGGGGCGCGTGCTGCTGCTCGGGCACGCCGATGTCGTCCTCATCCGCACGGAAGGGCGCCGCACTTTAGTGCACACGCGCGACACGCAGTATGTGCACCACGGCCCCGGCACCTTGGATCGCCTGGAGGAAAAACTCGCAGCCCTGTCCTTCTTTCGCGCCAACCGGGGCGAGCTCGTCAATCTGGCGCAGGTCAGGGATTTCGCGCCCTGGTTCAACGGCAAATATCTTTTGACCATGCGCGATCACGCGGCCACCGAAATCACCGTCAGCAAGGCCAGGGTGCGCGATTTTCGCGACCAGCTCGGCCTTGCGTAAAGGATAACCATGAATTCCGACGCCCTCATCCTGGCCCTGGCCGAACGCCTCGGCCTCATCGTGGCCGGAGCCTTCCTGCTCCTGACCATCACCCCCATCCACAAGATGCGTCTGCGCCAGGGCCCCTCGTGGCGTTCGACGCTGCTGCAGATCCTCTTCTTCGGCGCGGCAGGAATCCTGGGCACCTACGGAGGCAACCTCGTCTCCCAGTCCGTGGCCAATCTTCGGGCCATGGCCGTGATCACGGGCGGCCTCTTCGGCGGCCCCGTGGTCGGCATCGCTTCCGGACTGATTGCCGGAGGGCACCGCATCCTCATCGATATCGGCGGATTCAGCGCCGTGCCGTGCGGCCTGTCGACCATGATCGAAGGCGCGGCCGCCGGGCTGCTGACCCTCTATCTCAAGGAACGCAGCGTGGACTGGCGCTGGGCGGCCGGACTGGCCCTGGGCGGCGAGACGCTGCACATGGGCATGGTCCTGGCCCTGTCCCACTCCTTTGCGGAAGCAGTGGAACTGGTGCGCATCATCGCCGCGCCCATGATCATCCTGAACACCCTGGGCGCGGCCACCTTCGTACAGGTCATCAACGTGGTCTTCCGCTACCGGGCCAGGCAGGATTCGGTCCAGGCCCAGGAAATCCTCGACATCGCCAACTCCACGGTCAGTCACTTGCGCTCCGGGCTGACCCCCGAGAGCGCCCTGGCCACGGCGCGCATCATCCACAGCCGGGTCGCGGTCGGCGCCGTGGCCATCACCGACGAAACCAACGTCCTGGCCCACATCGGCGTCGGCGACGACCATCACCTGGCCGGACGGCCCATCGTCACCGAGGCTACCCGGACCGTGCTCGAGACCGGGCAGCCCATGTTTCTGAGCGCAAAGGAGGGCATCGGCTGCGGACACCCGAACTGTCCCTTTGCCTCGGCCATCATCGTGCCCCTGACCAAGGGCGGAAGCGTCGCCGGGACGCTCAAATTCTATGGCACGGCCAACAAATCCCTCGACCTGCTGCTCTTCGAGCTGGGCAAGGGGCTTGGCAACCTCTT
It includes:
- a CDS encoding LytR/AlgR family response regulator transcription factor translates to MTSPIRCLLVDDEPPALDELSYLLSGFEDVRIVGTAMSASQAMEEIVRLRPEVVFQDIQMPGATGFHVLERALKCPEPPLFVFATAYDQYAIRAFEENAVDYLLKPVSRERLANCLGRLRNQLRHMNPGRAAQPKLEELLKGMGLGQPLVRISVEHRGRVLLLGHADVVLIRTEGRRTLVHTRDTQYVHHGPGTLDRLEEKLAALSFFRANRGELVNLAQVRDFAPWFNGKYLLTMRDHAATEITVSKARVRDFRDQLGLA
- a CDS encoding LytS/YhcK type 5TM receptor domain-containing protein; amino-acid sequence: MNSDALILALAERLGLIVAGAFLLLTITPIHKMRLRQGPSWRSTLLQILFFGAAGILGTYGGNLVSQSVANLRAMAVITGGLFGGPVVGIASGLIAGGHRILIDIGGFSAVPCGLSTMIEGAAAGLLTLYLKERSVDWRWAAGLALGGETLHMGMVLALSHSFAEAVELVRIIAAPMIILNTLGAATFVQVINVVFRYRARQDSVQAQEILDIANSTVSHLRSGLTPESALATARIIHSRVAVGAVAITDETNVLAHIGVGDDHHLAGRPIVTEATRTVLETGQPMFLSAKEGIGCGHPNCPFASAIIVPLTKGGSVAGTLKFYGTANKSLDLLLFELGKGLGNLFSTQLELENIQITERMLAHAEIRRLQAQINPHFLFNSLNTITSFCRTSPEKARSLLQDLSSYLRKSLEASRGFVPLSEELDQIRCYLAIEQARFGERIRIDFDVQEGCESWPIPPLIIQPLVENSVRHGILAHENGGEIRVQVRKEGACLHVEVKDDGVGMDQSQVNRLFAKTRLDSRSGGIGVRNCFQRLEQIFGPSYLPQVVSAPGQGTCIDFMLPMPARV